In a single window of the Leisingera daeponensis DSM 23529 genome:
- a CDS encoding iron-sulfur cluster assembly scaffold protein, whose protein sequence is MSGESDLIKLYSTRILALAADIPHLGRLDAPDATVKKRSPLCGSTVTVDIRVEDGRITDFGQDVKACALGQAAAAVVGANVIGRSLAEVETARDQLKAMLTQDGPVPQAPFDGLEVLQPAREFKNRHASIMLALDATLEAMQTAAKEQCA, encoded by the coding sequence ATGTCTGGCGAATCCGATCTGATCAAGCTGTATTCTACGCGCATTCTGGCGCTGGCGGCGGATATTCCGCACCTTGGACGGCTGGACGCGCCGGATGCCACGGTCAAGAAACGCTCCCCGCTCTGCGGCTCCACCGTCACCGTCGACATCCGCGTCGAGGACGGGCGGATCACGGATTTCGGCCAGGACGTGAAGGCTTGTGCGCTGGGACAGGCCGCGGCGGCTGTGGTCGGCGCCAATGTGATCGGCCGCTCGCTGGCTGAAGTGGAGACCGCCCGCGACCAGCTGAAGGCAATGCTGACCCAGGACGGCCCGGTGCCGCAAGCCCCCTTTGACGGGCTGGAAGTTCTGCAACCCGCGCGCGAGTTCAAGAACCGCCACGCCTCCATCATGCTGGCGCTGGACGCCACCCTGGAAGCGATGCAGACCGCCGCCAAGGAGCAATGCGCCTGA
- the ligA gene encoding NAD-dependent DNA ligase LigA — MTAEDARAEFLALEDQLRAADLAYHQADAPEISDAEYDSLKQRYRALAEAFPDLADAATHLDAVGAPAASGFGKITHAVRMLSLGNAFADEDVTDFDRSVRKYLGLGGEAALGYTAEPKIDGLSLSLRYEQGKLVQAATRGDGSVGENVTANARTISDIPQDLTGAPEVLEVRGEVYMSHADFEALNARHAERGGKIFANPRNAAAGSLRQLDAEITRARPLRFFAYSWGELSAPLAETQMEAIERLQSLGFQTNPLTRLCTSVADLIDHYRSIEEQRATLGYDIDGVVYKVNDLALQGRLGFRSTTPRWAIAHKFPAELAWTRLEAIDIQVGRTGALSPVARLTPVTVGGVVVSNATLHNEDYIQGRDSKGEEIRGGKDIRIGDWVQIYRAGDVIPKVADVDLSKRPQHAEPYQFPHTCPECGSPAEREEGDAVRRCSGGLICPAQAVEKLKHFVSRAAFDIEGLGAKQVEQFHSDGWIKEPADIFDLQANYGSGLQQLKNREGWGEKSADNLFAAIEEKRTIPLAKLIFALGIRHAGEVAGRDLALHYRDWQGMAAALDAARPAALAHRAADEAEEAERQSAAEKGRRARISETRAAAIAACEVPAEAAAAWADLIGVDGIGAVLGLSLSDAFANPEERAAIDRLVAKLTVVPPDAPAADSPVAGKTVVFTGTLEKMTRAEAKARAEALGAKVSGSVSKKTDILVAGPGAGSKAKKAAELGIQTLDEDGWLELIAGA; from the coding sequence CTGACGGCGGAGGACGCCCGGGCAGAGTTTCTGGCGCTGGAGGATCAGCTGCGGGCGGCGGATCTGGCCTATCACCAGGCTGACGCGCCGGAGATCAGCGACGCCGAATATGATTCGCTGAAACAGCGCTATCGGGCGCTGGCAGAGGCCTTTCCCGACCTTGCAGATGCGGCCACCCATCTGGACGCGGTTGGCGCGCCGGCGGCGTCCGGCTTCGGCAAGATCACCCATGCGGTGCGGATGCTGTCGCTGGGCAATGCCTTTGCGGATGAGGATGTCACTGACTTTGACCGCAGTGTCCGCAAATACCTGGGCCTGGGCGGGGAGGCCGCGCTTGGCTACACGGCGGAGCCGAAAATTGACGGGCTGTCGCTGTCTTTGCGCTATGAGCAGGGCAAGCTGGTTCAGGCCGCCACCCGCGGCGATGGCAGTGTGGGCGAAAACGTGACCGCCAACGCGCGGACCATTTCCGATATTCCGCAAGACCTGACCGGCGCGCCGGAGGTGCTGGAAGTGCGCGGCGAAGTCTATATGAGCCACGCCGATTTCGAAGCGCTGAACGCCCGCCATGCGGAGCGCGGCGGCAAGATCTTTGCCAACCCGCGCAATGCTGCCGCAGGCTCGCTGCGGCAGCTGGATGCGGAAATCACCCGCGCCAGGCCTTTGCGGTTTTTCGCCTATAGCTGGGGTGAGCTAAGCGCGCCTTTGGCAGAAACACAGATGGAGGCGATCGAACGGCTGCAATCCCTCGGGTTCCAAACCAACCCGCTGACCCGGCTGTGCACCAGCGTTGCGGACTTGATTGATCATTACCGCAGCATCGAGGAACAGCGCGCCACGCTGGGCTATGACATCGATGGTGTTGTTTACAAGGTCAACGATCTGGCGCTGCAGGGGCGGCTGGGGTTCCGCTCCACCACGCCCCGCTGGGCGATTGCGCATAAGTTCCCGGCGGAACTCGCCTGGACACGGCTGGAAGCCATCGACATTCAGGTCGGCCGCACAGGGGCGCTCAGCCCGGTGGCGCGGCTCACCCCGGTGACGGTGGGCGGGGTGGTGGTGTCCAATGCCACGCTGCATAACGAGGATTACATCCAGGGCCGCGACTCCAAAGGCGAGGAAATCCGCGGCGGCAAGGACATCCGCATCGGCGACTGGGTGCAGATCTACCGCGCGGGCGACGTGATCCCGAAAGTGGCCGATGTGGACCTGTCCAAGCGCCCGCAACACGCCGAGCCATACCAGTTCCCGCACACCTGTCCGGAATGCGGCAGCCCGGCGGAGCGGGAAGAAGGCGATGCCGTGCGCCGCTGTTCCGGCGGGCTGATCTGTCCTGCTCAGGCGGTGGAGAAGCTCAAGCATTTCGTGTCCCGCGCGGCCTTTGATATCGAAGGCCTGGGCGCCAAGCAGGTGGAGCAGTTCCACAGCGACGGCTGGATCAAGGAACCCGCAGATATCTTTGATCTGCAAGCGAATTATGGCTCTGGCCTGCAACAGCTCAAGAACCGAGAAGGCTGGGGAGAGAAATCCGCCGACAACCTGTTTGCCGCGATTGAGGAAAAGCGCACGATCCCGCTGGCCAAGCTGATCTTTGCCCTTGGCATCCGCCATGCGGGCGAGGTGGCTGGCCGCGATCTGGCGCTGCACTACCGGGACTGGCAGGGGATGGCGGCTGCGCTTGACGCGGCCCGTCCGGCAGCCCTGGCGCACCGCGCCGCGGATGAAGCCGAGGAAGCCGAACGCCAATCCGCCGCGGAGAAGGGCCGCCGCGCCCGGATTTCGGAAACCCGGGCGGCCGCCATCGCCGCCTGCGAGGTGCCGGCCGAGGCCGCCGCCGCCTGGGCCGACCTGATCGGGGTCGACGGCATCGGCGCGGTGCTGGGCCTGTCGCTGTCGGATGCCTTTGCCAACCCGGAGGAGCGCGCGGCCATCGACCGTCTGGTGGCTAAACTGACCGTCGTGCCGCCGGATGCGCCGGCCGCGGACAGCCCGGTGGCCGGCAAGACTGTCGTTTTCACCGGCACATTGGAGAAGATGACCCGCGCCGAAGCCAAGGCCCGGGCCGAGGCGCTGGGGGCCAAGGTCTCCGGCTCCGTCTCCAAGAAGACCGACATTCTGGTGGCTGGTCCCGGCGCGGGCTCCAAGGCCAAGAAGGCGGCAGAGCTGGGGATCCAGACGCTCGATGAAGACGGCTGGCTGGAGCTGATCGCAGGGGCATGA
- the hisI gene encoding phosphoribosyl-AMP cyclohydrolase, which translates to MSIAASFDPASLVYNDAGLIPCIAQDEASGEVLMMAWMNADAVARTLETRRLTYWSRSRQAFWIKGETSGHVQELVDLRVDCDRDCLLALVRQTGAACHTNRRTCFYTALREGGEVELMTPMD; encoded by the coding sequence ATGTCTATTGCCGCGTCCTTTGATCCCGCCAGCCTGGTTTACAACGATGCGGGCCTGATCCCCTGCATTGCGCAGGACGAGGCCTCGGGCGAGGTGCTGATGATGGCCTGGATGAACGCGGATGCGGTGGCGCGCACGCTGGAAACCCGCCGGCTCACCTATTGGTCGCGCTCGCGCCAGGCGTTCTGGATCAAAGGCGAGACGTCGGGCCACGTGCAGGAACTGGTGGATCTGCGCGTCGATTGCGACCGGGACTGCCTGCTGGCCCTGGTGCGCCAGACCGGCGCGGCCTGCCACACCAACCGCCGGACCTGTTTCTACACCGCGCTGCGGGAGGGCGGCGAGGTCGAGCTGATGACGCCGATGGACTGA
- the recG gene encoding ATP-dependent DNA helicase RecG, with protein MSGRPEILFPLFAGAETLQGVGPKTAQNLTQIDIETPRDLLFSLPYSVVDRRRRDTIRGVDLPAVVTVEVTIGRHRPARSRGGAYRVHVEDAETEFQLVFFHGRSRYLEAQLPEGARRVVSGKLELFDGIAQMVHPDHMLPVEEAHEIPEFEPVYSLTHGVSQKTMYKAAQSALSRMPHLEEWIDPAQMLRENWPAWHDALQSAHAPQGPDDLSPQSPARARLAYDELFSHQLTLALARQTERKSRGIESHATGRLQSRVLKALPYRPTNAQARAIEEISADMASPKRMNRLLQGDVGAGKTLVAFMALLVAVEAGGQGVMMAPTGILAQQHIEGLAPLAEDAGVVIEILTGRDKGAERKAKLAALKRGDIQILVGTHAVFQQDVEFRDLRLAIVDEQHRFGVRQRMELAEKGKGADVLVMTATPIPRSLALAQYGDMDVSVLDEKPPGRKPVKTAVISTERMQEVVDHLRKAIAEGRQCYWVCPLVDESELSDLTAAEERFKHLRAVLGEGIAGLVHGQMPPAEKDAAMAAFQEGKTKVLVATTVIEVGVNVPNASIMVIERAEIFGLAQLHQLRGRVGRGSAESTCLLMYQPPLTEGGRKRLEVLRETEDGFRISETDLQMRGAGDMIGTAQSGLPRFRIADLERQAGLMEVAQSDARALLAADPKLESARGKAARVLLWLMKQDQAIRLISVG; from the coding sequence ATGAGCGGGCGTCCGGAGATCCTGTTTCCGCTGTTTGCCGGCGCCGAGACCCTGCAGGGTGTCGGCCCGAAAACCGCGCAGAACCTGACGCAGATTGATATAGAAACACCGCGAGACCTTTTGTTTTCGCTGCCTTATTCGGTGGTGGATCGGCGCCGCCGCGATACCATCCGCGGGGTGGACCTGCCCGCCGTGGTGACAGTTGAAGTGACCATTGGCCGCCACCGCCCGGCGCGCAGCCGCGGCGGCGCTTACCGTGTGCATGTGGAGGACGCTGAGACGGAATTTCAGCTGGTCTTCTTCCACGGCCGCAGCCGCTATCTGGAGGCGCAGCTGCCGGAAGGCGCGCGCCGCGTGGTTTCCGGCAAGCTGGAGCTGTTCGATGGCATCGCGCAGATGGTGCACCCCGATCACATGCTGCCGGTGGAAGAGGCGCATGAGATCCCGGAGTTTGAACCGGTTTACAGCCTGACCCACGGGGTTTCGCAGAAAACCATGTACAAGGCCGCGCAAAGCGCGCTGTCGCGGATGCCGCATCTGGAGGAATGGATCGACCCGGCGCAGATGCTGCGGGAAAACTGGCCTGCCTGGCACGACGCGCTGCAGTCTGCCCACGCTCCGCAGGGCCCGGACGATCTGAGCCCGCAGTCTCCGGCCCGGGCGCGGCTGGCCTATGATGAGCTGTTTTCCCACCAGCTGACCCTGGCCCTTGCGCGCCAGACGGAGCGAAAGTCCCGGGGCATCGAAAGCCATGCCACCGGGCGGCTGCAATCGCGTGTTCTGAAGGCGCTGCCGTACAGGCCCACCAACGCGCAGGCGCGGGCGATCGAGGAAATCTCCGCCGACATGGCCTCGCCCAAGCGCATGAACAGGCTCTTGCAGGGGGATGTGGGGGCGGGGAAAACCCTGGTTGCTTTCATGGCGTTGCTGGTTGCCGTTGAAGCGGGCGGGCAGGGGGTGATGATGGCCCCGACCGGGATTCTGGCCCAGCAGCATATAGAAGGCCTTGCGCCGCTGGCCGAGGATGCCGGCGTGGTGATCGAGATCCTGACAGGCCGCGACAAGGGGGCTGAGCGCAAGGCCAAACTGGCGGCGCTGAAGCGCGGCGACATCCAAATACTGGTCGGCACCCATGCGGTGTTCCAGCAGGATGTCGAATTCCGCGATCTGCGGCTGGCGATTGTCGACGAGCAGCACCGTTTCGGCGTGCGCCAGCGGATGGAGCTGGCGGAAAAAGGCAAGGGCGCCGATGTGCTGGTGATGACCGCGACGCCGATCCCGCGCTCGCTGGCGCTGGCGCAATACGGCGACATGGATGTTTCGGTGCTGGATGAGAAACCGCCCGGGCGCAAACCGGTCAAGACCGCCGTCATCAGCACCGAACGGATGCAGGAGGTGGTTGATCACCTGCGCAAGGCCATCGCGGAAGGGCGGCAGTGCTACTGGGTCTGCCCGCTGGTCGATGAGTCGGAGCTGAGCGATCTGACCGCGGCGGAGGAACGCTTCAAGCATCTGCGCGCGGTTCTGGGCGAGGGGATCGCCGGCCTGGTGCATGGTCAGATGCCGCCCGCCGAGAAAGATGCCGCGATGGCGGCCTTCCAGGAGGGCAAGACCAAGGTCCTGGTTGCCACCACGGTGATCGAGGTGGGGGTGAACGTGCCCAATGCCTCGATCATGGTGATTGAGCGGGCAGAGATCTTTGGCCTCGCCCAGTTGCACCAGCTGCGCGGCCGGGTCGGGCGCGGCAGCGCCGAATCGACCTGCCTCCTGATGTATCAGCCGCCGCTGACCGAAGGTGGGCGCAAGCGGCTGGAGGTCCTGCGCGAGACCGAGGACGGTTTCAGGATCTCGGAGACCGATTTGCAGATGCGCGGCGCGGGCGACATGATCGGAACCGCGCAATCGGGCCTGCCGCGCTTCCGGATTGCCGATCTGGAGCGCCAGGCCGGGCTGATGGAGGTGGCGCAAAGCGATGCGCGGGCGCTGCTGGCAGCCGATCCGAAACTGGAAAGCGCCCGCGGCAAGGCGGCACGGGTGCTGTTGTGGCTGATGAAACAGGATCAGGCGATCCGTTTGATTTCAGTGGGTTGA